The genome window TTTACTGATGATCTATGGTAGCATGTGTAATGTCTGAAATGAAGCATTCTGGGTATAAGAAGCTCTTTAGCCTCAGCTAAAGGCACTTTAGCTTTTGCCATTCTTACAATGTAGATTATCATGTAGATTAAACCCCCTTACCAACTGTGGCATATCCACAAACACTTTGTAACTAGGGACAGAGATCTTCACTGCAGCAATGCTCAGCTTTACAAATGGGAATGTACTATTGCCTAGATAAACTGATTAAAGGAAAGATAGCTCATACCATTATGTCCCTTTGAGTAATCTGTCTCCTGAATTTGATATTTCCTTTTACATGCTGAGTGTTTCACTGGCTTGTGCTTTTGTTTCTACTCCCTTGAGGGAGGATAGGGTTACCTTTGGAAGTCCTTTCCTACTCACAGTAATAATAAGAAATGGAAAGTTTTTTGCTTACTTGGCAGAGCTGTGCTTCTTGTCCCTTCCCTTTCCAGTGTCAAAAGCTCTCAACACATCAGTTTAATATTGTTGTTCGTTCGAAGAGTTGCATCCAAATATGTACTCAGTGCTAGATcaataatttctttgaaaagacaATTTCTGCCTAGTTAACTTATGTTATCCCTTCTAAACTCTAAATAGAGTGGCAGATATTGTCCTTTACAGAAAAAGCTATTTATAAACTCCAAATGTTTCACTGAAACAATGACGCTTATGTTTTTTCAGTGAACAGCTTGTGGTTTATTTGATCTTACGTGTTTAGTGATCAAACAATTTTTCTAAATGCAATGGTATGTTTACCGATAATTCTAAAGTTCCCTAAGTCAAACCCCAATCACGTTACAATTCTTTGAGTTGACTTCCCTACTGCTTACCTAGTTAATAAGAACTAGGGTTATATATCCAAAGAATAACAAGCAGCTTTGTTTTGATGACAGAATGAGTATATGAAGGATGACTTCCTGATCAAAATTGAAACCTGGCATAAATCAGATCTTGGAACACAAGAGAACGTAAGTACTTATGTTGTGTATTTTACTCATCCCTTTAATGTCACAATGCTGCTTTCCGTGCTAGATTAGAGAATTGCTGTGTGGAACTGTGTATTCACTGTGTTCCTGGATTTGAAATGCTTATCGCACTAGTAGGCAGAGACTCCCTCCTGTTGGCTTCTCATACATGCTGAATAAAATTTTCCCCCAAACACTTGTTCTGTGTGAGCACCCTTGCTTCTTTAGAAGATCTTGTATTGTGTATTTACAATGGTGTGTCCTCTCAGTATGTGGAAGGGGAACACTAGGTGTCTGCATCTCCATCTGGTTTTTTACGATCTTAGAATTGGAGTGTTCTGTAGTTGAATCAGTTATGTTAGTCTTGTACTTTCACTGCAGGTTCATAAACTGGAGCCCGATGTGTGGAAGAATGTAGAAGCTATTTATATAGACATTGCTGACCGGAGTCAAGTACTTCCCAAGGTATGGTAGGTGGGTAAGAGCTCCCTAGTGTGGGAGGCCTTGTGCTAAAAGAGGGATAATGTACAAACTGTGTTCCCAGGGATGGTTACAGGTAACAGGACAAATGAGAGgatggaaagaggaggaagggcaTTCCTTGAAAGTGTTTAAGCAAGCTAGAGGAAGAGCTCTTTAAAAAGCTATGTCAATACTGTCTGTAAAATGTGTTGCTTAGCCTTACAGTGTGTGTaactgtgtgtgtatatatatgtatgtgtatcaGCCCTGTAGCTGATTATAATGCTTGAATAACAAGAAATGGCACTGCCCTTTCCATACAGAATCTTTTTTAAGCTGCCTCCTTTTTGAAACTGACCCATGGCTTCACAAGTGTGTCTTGAAATCATGTAGCTAATACTTTGTTCTAAGTATCACTACAGTTACTGTAAGAAACTAAGGGATATTTCTGTActgtactggaaaaaaatccccaaccttATGAAAATGGAATGTTGTTTGAGTTTCCCcacttaaatatttctgatgcCATTCAAATATGGCTAATTCACCTGTTCTCAAACTTGGTCTTGGATATTAAACCAGAACTAATGcttattttagcttttctttctgataaagATGAATTGGTAGAACATGAGTAGCATCTGATTCTGATGGGGCGGGCAGGTATTAAGCTGTGTCTGCAAATACAAACTATTCTGAATTAAATGCTGCCAGAGAGGAAGGGGAATTTATCTGGGGCAGAAGACTCCTGAAGAAGATGCTACCAGTTGATCACTTTTGGCAGTAAACTGATGATGATTTGGgtttgtcttcattttaattcaatTGGGGGTAGGAGTACAGTACACACCCTCGTCTTAATCCAACATGCAGGAAGGGAATGCTGCAAATCAATAGGGGCATAACTGATGCCTCTTTCTTTTTGGTGGTACTGTGAGTTTGACGGTACTTTTCTTCTAGTGTGTGATATGTGAGCATCATACTGATACAGTGCTGTGAAAAATACCACAGGTCCAGTGAGCATAGctattttctgcagcagcagtgtgtaGCTCCCAAAGAACAAGTGGTTACAGGAAACCTGTCATGAGGGTTTACAGATCTTCTGATAGTCTTACCCCAAAGGAGTCCTTACAAAGGTCATATCAGCTTGTTACCACTTCTTCACATAGGTCTAGGACACAGCACAGGGGGGAGAAATATGTTTCCTTGAAGAGTGCTCGACCTAATGTTGAAGTCTGAAAACAGTAGCTCTTGAGAAGGCAGTTAGAGGTTAGTCTTTGcccaccagaaaaataaatcctttgtGACAGTGAGCAGCTGGGTAACTAGGATAGTTTGTGTTTAATCTTGCGCATCTATCCAATAGGATTACAAGGCAGAAGAAGACCCAGCAAAATTTAAATCTGCCAAGACTGGACGTGGACCTCTGGGTCCCAACTGGAAGGTGTGTATTGCATGAGTTCAGATACTGGGGCTTGGAGCCACAGATGTGTCTGTAAAACATTGGATTCGCTTCTGTAGAAGAAAACGCAGAACTCGGTTGGTGATCTGTTCTGAAGTTAAAGGAAATGGAAGAGTTCAGTACAAATAAAATGAGTTCCAAGAAATTGCCAGCCCAAGGGTTCACCCAAGAGAATTCAAGGACGAAATAGCTGAGTTATGAGAAGCAGTGTTTAACCTTTCACTTAAATCTTTGGAATCTGGAGACTCTACAAGTGCAAATATGATACCAGTCTTTAAAAGGGACCCTGAATGGGATCTGGGGAGCTATGGGTGTGCAAGTCTGATCTCTAGCAGGCAAACTTAGTAGAAGCTGGGGTTGATATGATCCACTTAGGAAGAGTGGATATGGCTCCTGTAAAAGGAAGTAGGAAAGTCCATCTTATGAACTTTGTGAAGCTTTCTTTAGGGCTTGATAATTATGTGGATGACTCAGCTGATGTAACCTAATTCCAGAAGGTTTTAGATAGGGACTTTGTCAAAAGACTTTTAAGGAAACTAAGTAGCCATAGCACAGCAGTGAAGATACTGAAAGACATAaatttaatggaagaaaaaatggagaacagaggagaggaaggaatgGTCCATCCTCAAAATGACGGGAAGGCCATCTGTGGAGGAAACTAGTGTATATTTTCATCATGCTCTTACATACCATGGAAAAGGGGTCAGAAAATATGTGACAAAACTTGTTGATAAAAAATAGGCAAGGCGTAAGGATGCGAGATGATTGTGAGGAACTGTGGAAAGACTTCATAGTTATGactgaaagctgctttcctggagacatTTGACCTGAGTCCTGTTGTGACTATCTTTGTGTCTTTGCAGAAGGAGCTGGGGAAGCAGACAGATTGTCCGTACATGTGTGCTTACAAACTGGTAACAGTCAAGTTCAAGTGGTGGGGTCTGCAAAATAAAGTTGAGAACTTTATACAGAAGGTAAGTGAGCTCTTTGATGGGGAGAAATGTGGAAATGAGGCGTATTTCATCTCCCATCTGCTTTAGCACCTCAGCTTCTTCTAGTAGTGTATCCTGCCTGGAGATATTAACTTGAAACCCAGTCATGTCACCTCAGGCAATATAGTACTGCAGTCCGTTTAAGTTGGATTCAGTTTGCTGCTAATCcaagggcagggctggctgatTGTTCTGTGAATTGGCTATTGAACCGTTTTCACTCTAATGTATGAAGGTAAACTGGCTGTTTTGCCTTGTTTAATAGATCAGCCTGAGAATTGCCGTCATTTGGTAGTTGATTTGTGAATGAGATGATGCGTATATACTAGGGTTATTTATGTCAGGGGCAAGACATGTTTTTGTGGGGAGATAGCTACAGTTACCTGATCCTAATCAGCTGAAGATCTTTCTGGCAAGTCCTAGAGCtctcttcatgttttcttctcccagtcCGCTGCTTGAAAAACCtgtgttaaaaaataagtaGATGGTGGGAAACTCCACTAACTTAAAACATGAGTAATTGGTATcctgaaaatagttttttctgTGGCAGAGTTCTTAAGCCATGAACCGCAGAAGGATGCTAGACCTGGAAATTGGTACGTGCAATTTTCCAGGCAATGCCACGTTCATAAAATGCCTATGACTTCAGATCATGGAGACTTCTCGGTGATTAATATTGATAAACTATGACTCTGCTTCTGCAAAAGCAATTCTCTGGTGATACAATCTAAAGAGAACTCTAAGGGGGAATGACCATGCTGCTACAGGACTTCAAATACCTGTAACAAAAGCCTTGAACAAAGCAGTGTCTTGAATCCCTTTCTGAGTGTCTCTTCAGCTGCACTTTTGCGTCAAAGTAGTTGAGCTGCTTTTGATGAGAGCAAGTTATCAGATGTAAAACCATAATTGGTAGAACTGAAGTGTCCTTCCTTAATGGGAACTTTCCAGGAGGCATTGTATACCCCTGTCTAATATAATGATTTTGTCTAACTTGTCTcctataaaatggaaataaattgctCCCAACTTGAAGTAGCTTGTGCACATTAGTTACTGCTGCTGAAAGGTTTTCAGCTGTGGAAAACAAGTTTAGGCTTTTTTTAggtcactgaaaaagaaaaaaagcaaggtaGGTGCATGTCAGTCCTTTACACTTGCTAACCTCTGGTTTTTAGCAAGTcaaggattattttaaaaatacttttattctgtttctgctttttttctgcaccTTCAGGCCAACTATTGTGCTCTAAGTAAACCCAACCTGGAGCGCTTTATTCAGTCAGAACAATACTGTCAAATCAAAGGAAATTACTAAAGCATTCAGTAATTTTTTCAAGGCGCTGTGCAGGCTGCTGTCtaggcataaaaaaaaaaaagcatttctctggAGATTCAAGGCTCTAAatattctgttaaaagaataaaaattagcTAGCTTCAGTTTCCAATTGTGGCACCTGTATAGAAAGGTGGGTGAGGGAGCTGGTTCTTCAGTGTATGCATCTCTGAAAATTGTTATGATCCAGTTAGATTCATATTAATTGCCCTATGAGTAAGCTCGCTTGTATGTTTTATTCCTCCTTCTTTTACAGCAAGAAAAGCGTCTCTTCACAAACTTCCATCGGCAGCTCTTTTGCTGGCTTGATAAGTGGGTTGATCTGACTATGGAGGACATTCGTAGGATGGAGGAGGAGACCAAGAGACAGCTGGATGAGGTCAGTGGAAAAGCAGGGCAGGTGTGGGTTGTGTGAGAAACTGTTTCCATCCAGTACAGTAGAGAGAGGAAAGACTGCTGCATTGTCATAGTGCAGTGTGTATTGTCCTCCTGCTATTTAGGTTTGAATGATTTGCTATGACCCCATTGTGCTGGCATCTCCTTCTAATCATTATGGGcttctcctcctgtttgttgttGAGCCAATAAATGTTTTGAACCACAGGTAATGAGGGTATGAGTGGCAGTGATTTGTTTACCGCTTTAATATCTTCTGTTAACTTTTACCCAAAGCTGAATGGTTATTTTTGTCCTTGTTAGTTTCCAAAAACCAGTTCAGTGAAATGATTTTTAGCTCTCAGTATTATAAGCAGGTAGTGTGGGTATGTAATGGTGTTCTTACTGTGAGAAACATGAATTTGGTAATAATGAGTACATTGTTTCATGATTTGTGTCCTGCACTGcacccttctcttccttcatgCCTCAGcatatttcattataatttttgcGTACACTCTGCCCTTTGGATAATGATTCCAGCTCCGCAGCAGACCTGCAGCTTAACCAAAAATGGCGCCTGCGTGTGCATATTCACAAACACTAATTTGAGATGCTCAGATATAATTAGTGCCTTACATAAAGGAGGTAGCTTAAAATGTTCCATACCAATAAGTTTTGAGATAACATCATGTGAAAATCAGTACTTGaattgtgttttctctttcagatgaGAGAAAAAGATCCAGTGAAAGGAATGACGGCTGCAGATGACTAACGTGACTTCTCCCTTGTGCACTGTAGGTATCAAGAGAGTTTGACAAAACTCTGTATTGCTCTgtttaggagaaaaaataaatttgattaaGAAATTATCCTATTTATAGCTTTTGGCAGGCAAATCTGTGGTATTAATTGTTTATATAGTGAACCTGTTTCACTGACAGGTTGACAAGTGAGTTTACTGTCTTGTTTCATAACTATTCTAAAGAAATGTTTGAGTGAAAAGtgtaagaaaaatgcatttggaacATTTTGTAGACTTTTTACTGCTATTCTTATTTCTGTAATGCATGCATTACTTTCCATGACTTGCAGAGTAACTTTTGTCAGTCCCAAAAGAATAAGTTGGACCTGCAAATACTTAGAATACTCCTGAAAATTGAAAATTCCTTGTAAATACATTTGGAATGCATTTCTCGCATGGTTTATTAACAGTATTTACTAATGGGCCAAGGCCTGGAGCAACACTTGCacactgcagaagaaacagcaatgataattttaaagcttttgacTTGTTTTTCATCTATTTCATTATAAGTATGCTAACTTGGCAGGGGAAGGGCTATCATACTGGAAAGCATATATGAATTTGCCTTTGTTGGCCAAATCCCTAGGCTGTATCCTAGACAGCATGCTGGATGATAACGTGTAAGCAGTGCTGAGAATGTTGAACCTTATTCCATTAAATTGTGTAATcaatttggggtttggttttggtgaaTTTGTCTTGGACACTGTACAAATATATGGTATGGTATTAGGGAAGTAAGAAggtgaggagaaagaagagattgTACATTTACGTAGAGAAGTTCAGGTTATTAGCCACAACTTTTCTAGGGCTGTAAACTGCCATCCTAGCTATCCTTGGAAAGAGTGGGGTGGGGCAGAACCATAGCCCTATCAAGGACTGACTACCTCTGCTTGTCCTCTGTTATCTGCTGGTTGTTTGGTAGTAAGTGGGGAACACAAGGTGAGGGAGTGTCTGAAGGGGTGTCTTCTgatagatatattttaatttttttaatgcaacttaTAGCAACTTAaacctttttcatttcatcttcaTTCAGATTTACTCTAGCTCTTAGAGAAATGAGTTGGTCTTCTCAATTGTATTGTAGCCTTTGGACTTAGATTGTTCAAACAACAGACAGAAACTGCAATTTATAGACTCTGTTGAAATTCCGCTCTGGATTAGTGCTGAAATTTAATGGTGCTGTGGTGTGTTGTCATTGTCTGCACTGATAACAGTGTGTCTCACATTCGCTTTCTGAAGGTTCAGTCTGACACTTTTGGCACACTGCTCTGCCAAAGTCgttctaaaatgttttcctgttgtCTCTTTATTTTAGTTTGCAAGACAGTCATCAGGAAGGCCTGGGGAATCCACACTCTTGACTGACGGACCATCTCTGGATCAAGCCTTTCTATATCCAATCGGCAGGCGATTTTAAATCTCCCATAGCTAATTCTAGATGCCCCTTAATATTGTGAGCAAATAGACCGTCTGGTACTAAGCACTCCAATGTTAGCACGTATATGAAGGAGGTAGCTCCTTGGAGACGTGTGACTAGAGATCGCTGTATTTACGactcctccctccttttttttcattgtgttcAGACCAATTTCCATGTGGCCCTGTTTGATTTCCAAGTGACATTTTTAGCTAAAATAGTCTTGTGATGTGGtgacttagatttttttttttctttattttttttccaagtgggATAAACTGCCACCTTTGTTCCTCCCCAGCCCTTCACCATTCTTTGTCTGTTTGGAGAGGGAAACTGTCAGTATTTTAGAGTGCAAAACTATTCCACAAAATGCTATGCTCTGACCCTTGCTCCCAGGGTAAAAAATTTAATGGCTTGTAATCTGAATACATAATCAGGAGTAACCAGATATAGTTCTTGGTCTGCGATGAATTGTGATACATGGCTTCTGCACAGCATTACTTTGTTCTGTCTTAGCACACATGAATTAAAGACTGCACAGAAGCTGCATTTGGTGTCCCCATGCTAGAGCCTTCAGCACATAACTGTTGAGTTTCAATTTAGTGGTACATGGTCCCTTTGGCCCATGTAGCTATGTTGTCCTTCAGCTGTGTGTGTCAGTCTTACAAAATCATTATGAAAAGTTGCTTGACATATATTGCAACTTCCTGGTTCTTTATTTACTAAGACTTCCCGTAACTTACAAAGCTATTTTGACTAATAATAATGTGATTTTTCCCTGGATAAATTGGAATGTAGCAAAAGCCGGCGTACAAGTAAAGTATTGGTATCTGATTACATCCAGGTGCCTGGGTTGGTGgttctgctcagcaataatatTCTCCCCATTGCAAGACTGACTAAAATATCTCCTTTTGTGCTATAAAAAAGCAACTTAAAAAGACCTGCAGTTGTTTTCCAGGATACCTGTCAGTTACTATAAATCACAAAGGATACTGTTAAACAATGTTATTTAATGAACTCAAATACTTACTGTAACTATCCTTATGTTGATATCAGCTTTAGACAATCAAATAAGCAGAACAGAAtcaaagaaatgctgctttattAAATACATATGAGAAAAAACCAATTTCTTTGCTTATACCTAAGGCCcaatgtttgatttttcttttttttttttttcccctcctagtagtaatcactttatttttcacttctgtatttGGCGGCACTAATGTGAAATACTGAATGCCAAACACAGTTGTGGGTGTATCACCACTTTTGAGGAGTCTTCTTGGCATTCTGTAATACATCTGACTCCTTCAGCCCTTCACATTCCTGCAAGCAGGAGATCCTGAAACGATCCCGTGCTGCGCGGAACAAGTATGCGCTGGGATCAGAACTGTTTTCAGTGTGAGGGAGGACAAGGCATGctctggagggaaaggatggCGTTTGGtttctggggagggggcagtTTATCCCTTTACTTTTAGTTTGTTATTTTGCCTTACTCATGTCTAAGTGCAATAAGCTCTGAATTGTACCAGTAACTCTggcaggctcttctcagtgacCTCAGACGGTtttgtggggtgggggtggggtttgAGGGATTTTTAGCAATCTCACCAGgcagaagtaaaacaaatttattgtaaaatagGTGAATAAACTAAATTTTAATCTGTGAGGCTATTTGGGACCAGGATGTTTCGTGGCATCTTCTATAGCTCTTCAAGAAGTGTTATAGGAGTGTAGGCCCCAGTTATAGTTCTTTCagtttactgtatttttaactgAGAATTTATGCACTGACTTCTGTTCATGTTTGTCGGTCATGTTTTGAGGGATTCTTACACTTGAGGACAACCTGAGAACACACATAGCACACTTGTTCTTTCAATTTGTGTTACCCAAGAGGTTTTCTATCTGATGACACTAATCTCTGTGGAAGCAGATTGTAACATTCCACCATGCAATCCTTTTTTGATCCTCTGATTTCAGAGTAAGAGCTTTTACACAAAGCTTTCCTGATTAGTGGaaaaactgggaaaacaaacacaggaACTCCAGCCTGAGTACTCCCCTTGCcccttgctttctttccttccaatTTAATCCAAAGTGAAAGCATCCCTCAGCCTTGGAATAGACAAATCCTACAAAGACCTTTTCAGTCTTGATGCTTGGTTCCTGCTAGTGAGCACAGCAAAGAGATACGTGCTGTATCTTTCATCAGCTTTGGCAAGAgcccctcaacctgctggctcCCGGAGGGGTTATCGCTGGGCTGTTTGTCTGTTCTAGGGCGATGGTTGTGCTGTGACCCCGTCTCCGATCCTCgctgggtgggttttggggggctggaggcaggTACCTCGCCGCAGCCTGGGTCAGGCTGGTTTGCTGGCAGGGCCGCttgtccccctgccccctcccctcccccactgCACCTCTCTGGGTTCATCCCCGCTGGGCCTCCCCGACACGTTCTGATCGGTTCATCGTGCTCTTTCCTTTGGCAACACACACTTTGTAGAATGGGTTAGATTATCTCgttgtttctttaaatgtgaGTTTGTGCCTTTTTTGTCTCCTAAATCTTCCAATACAGGCATATTGGAAACGAAATCTAATAAAATACTAGACAGAGCTTTACGCCTCCGCctcttttgttttggggtgctgcggggggtgtgtgtgtgtgtttgcaaaaGCCACCCGGGTGCTCCAACACGTCTGCTCGCGCCGCCACAGTCCTCCCGCGCGCCTGGCGGCGTCCCTGCGCGCTGCCGTCCTTCCGCAGCCGCCGTTCCCGCCCCCGTCACGCGGGCCAATG of Grus americana isolate bGruAme1 chromosome 19, bGruAme1.mat, whole genome shotgun sequence contains these proteins:
- the PITPNA gene encoding phosphatidylinositol transfer protein alpha isoform isoform X2, which translates into the protein MLAPEGALNIHEKAWNAYPYCRTGECNEYMKDDFLIKIETWHKSDLGTQENVHKLEPDVWKNVEAIYIDIADRSQVLPKDYKAEEDPAKFKSAKTGRGPLGPNWKKELGKQTDCPYMCAYKLVTVKFKWWGLQNKVENFIQKQEKRLFTNFHRQLFCWLDKWVDLTMEDIRRMEEETKRQLDEMREKDPVKGMTAADD
- the PITPNA gene encoding phosphatidylinositol transfer protein alpha isoform isoform X1, with translation MVLIKEYRVILPVSVEEYQVGQLYSVAEASKNETGGGEGVEVLVNEPYERDGERGQYTHKIYHLQSKVPTFVRMLAPEGALNIHEKAWNAYPYCRTGECNEYMKDDFLIKIETWHKSDLGTQENVHKLEPDVWKNVEAIYIDIADRSQVLPKDYKAEEDPAKFKSAKTGRGPLGPNWKKELGKQTDCPYMCAYKLVTVKFKWWGLQNKVENFIQKQEKRLFTNFHRQLFCWLDKWVDLTMEDIRRMEEETKRQLDEMREKDPVKGMTAADD